The nucleotide sequence CGGCCGCCATTGCATGCGCGGCAGTGGGGGCCATTCCTCAGTTGGGCTTTATCCATGAAGACCCTGGCCAGTCTCTGGTGCTTGATATTTCCGACCTGTTTCGGGACACCGTAACCATTCCAACCGCTTTCGCCGCAGCGAAGTTGGCCGAGCGTGGCCATGAAAATATCGAACGTCTCACCCGACGCCAGACTGGACGCGTTCTGGCAGAGCGCTCCGTCATTCCAAAAATGATCGAGCGACTGAAACAGCTTTTCGAAAAAGAAACGGAGGCCATCCCCTTTCTCGAGGATGATGAATGATGCCGGCCACTCTGGTCATTACAAAAGATGTGGAAGCACGATATCGTGGCTATCTGACCTCGATCATGCTGGAGCTTTCTGCTGGCGTTTATCTGTCTCCGCAACTATCCTCGGCGGTGCGTGAGCGCACCTGGGCGGTCCTGTCGGAATGGCATTCCGAACTGCGCCGTGGTGCCATCGTGCTGGCATGGCCCGATGCCAAATCCCCCGGAGGCATGGCAATCCGCACCCTTGGCGACGCCCCCAAGGAGATTATCGATGCCGACGGGGTGCTGCTTGTTCGGAAAAGTTAAGCTTTGAAACATACCGTTCTTTAATATTGTCAATCAATATCAATGTGTTATAGGTAAGAGGTTCCTCCGCGTGCGCGGAGATAGACCCGCTATTGCTCAAATATTGCGTATCCCACGGTGGGTTCCTCCGCGTGCGCGGAGATAGACCTGTCACCATGACAGAGCTGTCAGCCCCGCCAGCGGTTCCTCCGCGTGCGCGGAGATAGACCCGCCGGTCACGCGGCGGAGGCTATCTATGCCGCGGTTCCTCCGCGTGCGCGGAGATA is from Granulibacter bethesdensis and encodes:
- the cas2e gene encoding type I-E CRISPR-associated endoribonuclease Cas2e gives rise to the protein MMPATLVITKDVEARYRGYLTSIMLELSAGVYLSPQLSSAVRERTWAVLSEWHSELRRGAIVLAWPDAKSPGGMAIRTLGDAPKEIIDADGVLLVRKS